A section of the Humulus lupulus chromosome 2, drHumLupu1.1, whole genome shotgun sequence genome encodes:
- the LOC133814968 gene encoding uncharacterized protein LOC133814968 — protein MLQKTNPGTIVDIEKGEDDSLLFLCMALNASLRGWAKCKPIIVVDGTFLKSAYGGTLLSDSENNKSCEWFFTKLREAYGVREDQFIISDRHETIIKATDKVFPEITHGYCMFHLLSNLKTTYKKHAKEYNVPFFAAATAYIEKKFEYHMKELDNLDKRIRPYLHKIGYHKWSRFYSKNKRYSVMTSNIAESLNAATMAAREVPITKILECLSGLLQDWTYTNRKLAQKTMTRLTPVEKQALTNNFVYSLRLTVKPANEYLFEVFKEEKSWIKDEMPCGHTLAVMKEMNIDPYDYCSHCYTTKVWLETYDAIVYPVGKQQHWELPNFFKDIIVLPPFERVKAGIPKKRRIIATWETKKKNKCNKCGQIGHNRKTCRTRPPRS, from the exons ATGCTACAAAAAACCAACCCTGGAACTATAGTTGACATTGAAAAAGGAGAAGATGATAGTTTGTTGTTTCTATGCATGGCCTTGAATGCATCTTTGAGAGGTTGGGCAAAATGCAAACCTATAATAGTTGTTGATGGAACTTTCTTGAAGTCTGCATATGGAGGAACGCTGCTCTCTG ATTCTGAGAACAACAAGTCATGCGAATGGTTTTTCACAAAATTAAGAGAAGCATATGGAGTTAGAGAAGACCAGTTTATAATATCAGATCGACATGAAACCATAATTAAAGCAACAGACAAAGTTTTCCCAGAAATAACACATGGCTACTGCATGTTTCACCTGTTAAGCAACCTGAAAACAACCTACAAGAAACATGCCAAGGAATACAATGTACCTTTCTTTGCAGCAGCAACCGCGTACATAGAAAAGAAATTTGAATATCATATGAAGGAGCTTGACAACTTGGATAAGAGAATAAGGCCTTATTTGCATAAAATTGGATATCATAAATGGTCAAGATTCTACTCCAAAAACAAAAGGTACTCGGTAATGACTTCCAATATTGCTGAGTCACTTAACGCAGCCACTATGGCAGCTAGAGAAGTACCTATCACAAAAATTTTGGAGTGTTTGAGTGGATTACTCCAAGATTGGACATACACTAATAGGAAACTAGCTCAAAAAACAATGACAAGATTGACACCAGTTGAAAAACAAGCACTCACCAACAACTTCGTATACTCTTTGAGATTAACC GTAAAGCCAGCAAATGAATATCTGTTTGAGGTATTTAAAGAAGAAAAGTCATGGATT AAGGATGAAATGCCATGTGGTCATACTCTTGCTGTGATGAAGGAGATGAACATAGACCCCTACGATTATTGTTCACATTGCTACACAACAAAAGTATGGTTAGAAACATATGATGCAATTGTGTATCCAGTAGGGAAACAACAACATTGGGAATTACCAAACTTTTTCAAAGACATCATAGTGTTGCCTCCATTTGAAAGAGTGAAGGCTGGAATACCAAAGAAAAGAAGAATTATAGCTACTTGGGAAACTAAAAAGAAGAACAAGTGCAACAAGTGTGGACAAATAGGTCATAATAGGAAGACATGTCGAACCCGACCACCAAGAAGTTGA